The genomic window GGTAAATACTAAAAATCATGTAATTTTGTCTTTCTGTAGTCCTGGCAATAATTTCTTGGATTTGCGGATTAGCCGAGTCAACCAACTTATCACAATTAAAACGGATTAAATTTTCGATAATATTCGTGGTTTTTTTGCATACATCGGTTTTTAAGTATTCTGTTAGCCGTTGCACTGCATATTCTTCATATTCAACCTGACTGGGATTAGTCTTCGCCATTGTCACACCCAATGCAGCGAGTCCTGCTGCTGCTCCAGTATATGCAATGATGGTTAGGGGTTTCATGTTTGCCAAGTGAAATTCCTTGTAATCGTTAGATTTCAGAGACTCTAAATCAACTGAGTCCGTTCCTTGAACAAAAACTCTTGATCGCTTGCCAAATAATTGCTATAATTCAAATTGTTGAATGGCGAGCGTAGCCAAGTGGTTAAGGCAGTGGTTTGTGGTACCACCATTCGTGGGTTCAATTCCCATCGTTCGCCCTAGATAATTTTATAGTTATCTCATATATTCTTATAGAAGATGGGTTGTGGTTCTGAACATTCATAACCATTACTTTAGCAAGGATCTGCAATCTCCGAGTTCATGGACTGGGAAAGGTCGCAAATCCACTATGATTCATCAGATTAGCTTATAAATAATTTGATGTATATAAGCAAATCTACTTGCTCAATAAAAATTAAGTGGGCAATGTCCACTTCTCTACAAGATGCTATGTGTAGCCTGTGGCTTGCTTGTTTGCGCTGTGAAAACCTTTGTTTTAATCATAATTTAATTGTCATATTTTTGACTGAGCGTTAATAAATCAAGATAGTATTTTCTCATGAATCACTTCCTTATATGGCAATACGCTTGGGTTAGCGCCAAAAACCTTTCAGGACTTACGGAAAAACTTTCTGAAACTCTTATTCCTTTGTGTCCTTTGCGACGGCAGTCGCTCATGGGGGAAACCCCCTACAGCCCTTCTCCTTAGGGAGACGCTCTTGCGTTCGGGCATCCTACGGCAGGCGCTAGCCTCTCCCTTTGGGAGAAGACCGCGCTGCCTCCCCTTTGTGGTTCGTTTTTCTTAATTTTTGGGTAAGTCCTGCTCTTAACCCAACCGTATTGCCTTATATGCAGCAGGCTGGTTATTTAGCTTCTGTATATCTCCAAGTTTATTTAGATTTCGGTTTGGCAATACCTTTTTTAAGCGTATCCGGGATGCGGGAAACAATCAGGCAGCTGTTAGAATTAACTCCCACAACTAAATTAATGTATTCTTCTGATGCACATTCAATTCCAGAATTGTACTACTTGGGTGCAAAGTGGGGTCGCCAGCTTTTAAAATAAGTGCTAGAGCAGGCAATTGCAGATTCTGACATTACTGTGGCTCAAGCAGAGGCGATCGCTGTAGCAATTTTACGTGAAAATGCCTTAGTTCTCTACCAATCAGCGTCCAGCATCAGTAAGCCGTAACCGTCAAGTAATTGATTGTAGCTACACAGATAAATATGATTTATCTGTGTTATTTCGTGTTTATATGTGGTTTAACAAAAGGTGGAGGCTTACAGCAGAATTCAAGTGAACCACATCTGTCGTAGGGGCGCAAGGCCAAGATCCCCTCCCGCGTGGTCTATTTACCTGAAAATAGCTGTATTTGTCTCGCCTTGAAAGTTAACAATGCAAACATCATCATCTACTGGAGTTGCTATGTCTGAATTGCTTCAAGCAGTCTTAGATAGTGAAGAAAGAAGTGATTTGCGTTCTTTCATTAGTGAATTACGCCAACAAGAAAAGAAGTACTTGCTGCGGAACGACATACTTAATATATATAGTGAGTATTGCTCAAAGTCCCAGAAACCTGAGGATTTTTCCACTTCCTCTGAGTTAGGCAAACTTATTTACTATACTCAGGAAATTATTCAGGAGGACTCAAACTTATGTTTCATCATCCGTTCTAAGATTGCCAGCCAAGAAGTTTATTGGTTGACATCAGACTTGAGCATTGAGCCGATGACAGTACAGGATCTGCTGGATCTGCGCGATCGCTTGGTGAACAAATTTCATCCTAACGAGGGCGGTCTGCTAGAATTGGACTTCGGCCCGTTTTATGATTACTCTCCGGCAATCCGTGACCCCAAAAATATTGGTAAGGGAGTACAATTTCTCAACCGCTATTTATCCAGCCAACTATTTCAAGACTCCAAAGAATTGCTGGATAGCTTATTTAATTTCTTGCGCCTGCACCAATATAACGGTATTCAACTGCTGCTCAACGATCGCATTCAATCACAGCAACAACTTTCCGAGCAAGTTAAGAAAGCTATCAGTTTTGTTAATAATCACCCCGATGAGGAACCCTACGAAAAATTCCGGTTCCAATTGCAAACAATGGGTTTTGAACCGGGTTGGGGTAACACCGCAGGGCGCGTGCGGGAAACCCTAAATATTCTCGATGAATTAATTGATTCTCCCGATTCTCATACCATAGAAGCCTTCATGTCTCGCATCCCGATGATTTTTAAAATCGTCTTGGTGTCAGTTCACGGTTGGTTTGGGCAAGAGGGAGTTTTGGGGCGTCCCGATACTGGCGGTCAGGTAGTTTACGTCCTTGACCAGGCCAAGAGTCTAGAAAAGCAGCTACAAGAAGATGTCTTACTAGCTGGTTTAGAGGGATTGAACGTCCAGCCAAAGGTAATTATTCTTACCCGCTTGATTCCCAATAGTGATGGCACTCTTTGTAATCAACGCCTAGAAAAAGTCCACGATACCAAAAACGCCTGGATTTTGCGAGTCCCTTTGAGAGAATTTAATCCCAACATGACTCAAAACTGGATTTCCAGGTTTGAGTTTTGGCCTTATCTAGAAACTTACGCCATTGACTCCGAAAGAGAACTGCGGGCAGAATTTCAAGGCAGACCTGACTTAATAGTTGGTAACTATTCCGATGGAAACTTAGTGGCGTTTTTGCTGGCGCGGCGGCTGAAAGTTACCCAATGCAATGTTGCCCATGCGTTGGAAAAATCTAAATACTTGTTTAGTAATCTGTACTGGCAAGAGTTGGAGGATAAATATCATTTTTCTTTACAATTCACCGCCGATTTGATTGCGATGAATGCAGCTAATTTCATTATTAGCAGCACCTACCAAGAAATTGTTGGTACACCGGATAGTGTGGGACAGTACGAGTCTTACAAATGCTTCACCATGCCGGAGTTATATCATGTGACCAATGGGATTGAATTATTTAATCCCAAATTTAATGTCGTACCGCCTGGGGTAAACGAGAATAATTACTTCCCTTACTCGCGGACTAAAGATAGAGTAGAGAGCGATCGCCAACGACTTGCAGAAATACTCTTTATTCTGGAAGACCCGGTGCAAATCTTTGGCAAACTCAACGATCCTACCAAGCGTCCTCTTTTCTCAATGGCGCGTCTTGACCGCATCAAAAACCTCACAGGTTTAGCTGAATGCTTTGGTCAAAGTCGAGAATTGCAGGAGCATTTCAACTTAATTTTGGTGGCGGGTAAGTTGCGCGTCGAAGAATCAGGTGACAACGAAGAACGTGACGAAATTATCAAACTCTACCAAATTATTGACGAGTACAATCTCCACGGGAAGATTCGTTGGCTGGGTGTGCGCCTGACTAAAACTGATTCTGGTGAAATTTACCGAGTAATTGCGGATCATCAGGGAATTTTTGTCCAACCAGCTTTATTTGAAGCATTTGGTTTGACAATTTTAGAGGCGATGGTTTCAGGATTACCTACTTTTGCTACACAGTTTGGTGGCCCACTGGAGATTATTCAAGATCAGGTTAATGGTTTTTACATTAACCCAACTAATTTAGGCGAGACAGCCGCAAAAATTGTGGATTTTGTCATTAAATGCGAACATAATCCTAACTCTTGGAATGAAATTTCCCAGCGAGCAATTGACCGAGTTTACAGCACCTATACTTGGAAAATTCATACTACCAAGCTGTTATCATTAGCACGGATTTATGGCTTCTGGAACTTTACCTCAAAGGATAATCGGGAAGATTTGTTGCGTTATCTTGAGGCTTTGTTCTATTTAATTTACAAGCCAAG from Nostoc sp. UHCC 0926 includes these protein-coding regions:
- a CDS encoding DUF4359 domain-containing protein, which gives rise to MKPLTIIAYTGAAAGLAALGVTMAKTNPSQVEYEEYAVQRLTEYLKTDVCKKTTNIIENLIRFNCDKLVDSANPQIQEIIARTTERQNYMIFSIYRTDLKINSWMPSYKFETVGAFDQFYTYTAKEE
- a CDS encoding sucrose synthase; its protein translation is MSELLQAVLDSEERSDLRSFISELRQQEKKYLLRNDILNIYSEYCSKSQKPEDFSTSSELGKLIYYTQEIIQEDSNLCFIIRSKIASQEVYWLTSDLSIEPMTVQDLLDLRDRLVNKFHPNEGGLLELDFGPFYDYSPAIRDPKNIGKGVQFLNRYLSSQLFQDSKELLDSLFNFLRLHQYNGIQLLLNDRIQSQQQLSEQVKKAISFVNNHPDEEPYEKFRFQLQTMGFEPGWGNTAGRVRETLNILDELIDSPDSHTIEAFMSRIPMIFKIVLVSVHGWFGQEGVLGRPDTGGQVVYVLDQAKSLEKQLQEDVLLAGLEGLNVQPKVIILTRLIPNSDGTLCNQRLEKVHDTKNAWILRVPLREFNPNMTQNWISRFEFWPYLETYAIDSERELRAEFQGRPDLIVGNYSDGNLVAFLLARRLKVTQCNVAHALEKSKYLFSNLYWQELEDKYHFSLQFTADLIAMNAANFIISSTYQEIVGTPDSVGQYESYKCFTMPELYHVTNGIELFNPKFNVVPPGVNENNYFPYSRTKDRVESDRQRLAEILFILEDPVQIFGKLNDPTKRPLFSMARLDRIKNLTGLAECFGQSRELQEHFNLILVAGKLRVEESGDNEERDEIIKLYQIIDEYNLHGKIRWLGVRLTKTDSGEIYRVIADHQGIFVQPALFEAFGLTILEAMVSGLPTFATQFGGPLEIIQDQVNGFYINPTNLGETAAKIVDFVIKCEHNPNSWNEISQRAIDRVYSTYTWKIHTTKLLSLARIYGFWNFTSKDNREDLLRYLEALFYLIYKPRAQQLLEQHNYR